CGCCGGCGGCATGAAAGTGGTGGGCGTTGCAACCACCCATCCACCCGAATCTCTGAAGGGCGCGGACCATGTTGTGGGCCGGTTGGATGAACTGAGGGTCTCTCAGTTGCGGAAATGGTTTCAGTCGCAGAAAAAGCCCAATCAAGGCGCAGGATCCGGTCGTATGGGGGAGTCATTTGCCAAACCGTGACGAAAGAGTAAAGTGACGCACCATGGGCAGGATTGTTGTTAAAATCAAACTGGCCAACTACCTGGACGAGCAGTTGAAGAAACTCAAGCTACGCAAGGAGAAACCGCGTTCGCTTGAAACCGACGCGCTCGTGGACACCGGGGCAACCCGACTGTATCTGAAATCGAGCGCCATTCGCGCGCTAGGCCTGAGAAGGGAGGGCACTGTTACCTCCAAAACGACGAATGGTTCACGCAAACGAGGTGTTTATCAGCCTGTACGCTTGGAACTCATGGGCCGGCACGGCGCGTTCCAGGTGGTCGAGGTAGATGACGACGTGCCCAACTTGCTTGGTCAAATCCCTCTCGAGTATCTGGACTTCGTGGTCGATCCGAAACGCCAAAAGCTCATTCCCAATCCCGAACACGGCGATA
This genomic interval from Verrucomicrobiota bacterium contains the following:
- a CDS encoding clan AA aspartic protease; translated protein: MGRIVVKIKLANYLDEQLKKLKLRKEKPRSLETDALVDTGATRLYLKSSAIRALGLRREGTVTSKTTNGSRKRGVYQPVRLELMGRHGAFQVVEVDDDVPNLLGQIPLEYLDFVVDPKRQKLIPNPEHGDKQMSEEY